ACTCGGCGAGAGCTGTTGAGAATCGCTGGCGAAATCCAACAGAAAACCCAGGAGCGCGTTGACTTCGACACGGTCATTCAGACATTAGTCAATGTGTACGATCGGCAGAAGGTCGATATTGAAGCTTGGAACGAATTTGTGACTCCATTACAGGGAGTGGACTTCAAATCCGCCTATCGTGACCTTATCTCTGAGAGGCGCCGAGATAATGACTGAGGTCCAAGAGGTTCTGGTTCTTGATGCCGGTGTTTTGCTTGCACTGGCTCTCGGTGAACCGTCTGCAAAATCTATTGTGAAGGAAATACCTTCAGAAGAGAATCGTTACGCCTGTACAGAACTTGCGCTGAGCGAATTCACATATATTCTTTGTAGGAAACTGGATTGGAAGTCCGCTTGGAATGATACGAGGAACCTAATCCGTTCATCTGTCGTACTAATCATTCCTACTGCGGTT
The window above is part of the Candidatus Thorarchaeota archaeon genome. Proteins encoded here:
- a CDS encoding PIN domain-containing protein, whose translation is MTEVQEVLVLDAGVLLALALGEPSAKSIVKEIPSEENRYACTELALSEFTYILCRKLDWKSAWNDTRNLIRSSVVLIIPTAVLWAEAAKVKCQVPISLPDCFTIGASRVLDGLPVFARREDEIVNAMERGLLTDDVQFLE